The proteins below are encoded in one region of Streptomyces cyanogenus:
- the rbfA gene encoding 30S ribosome-binding factor RbfA, protein MADNARAKRLADLIREVVAQKLQRGIKDPRLGSHVTITDTRVTGDLREATVFYTVYGDEEERQAAAAGLESAKGILRSEVGRAAGVKFTPTLTFVADALPDTARTIEDLLDKARQSDQKVREAATGATYAGGADPYRKPADDDTDTDGDATA, encoded by the coding sequence GTGGCCGACAACGCGCGGGCTAAAAGGCTGGCGGACCTCATCCGGGAGGTGGTGGCCCAGAAGCTGCAGCGCGGGATCAAGGACCCGCGGCTCGGCTCACACGTCACCATCACGGACACCCGGGTCACGGGTGACCTGCGGGAGGCGACCGTCTTCTACACGGTCTACGGCGACGAGGAGGAGCGGCAGGCCGCCGCCGCGGGCCTGGAGAGCGCCAAGGGCATCCTGCGCTCCGAGGTGGGCCGCGCGGCCGGGGTGAAGTTCACCCCGACCCTGACCTTCGTCGCGGACGCCCTGCCGGACACCGCCCGGACCATCGAGGACCTCCTCGACAAGGCCCGGCAGTCCGACCAGAAGGTACGCGAGGCCGCCACCGGCGCCACGTACGCAGGCGGCGCCGACCCGTACCGCAAGCCGGCGGACGACGACACCGACACGGACGGCGACGCCACCGCATGA
- the truB gene encoding tRNA pseudouridine(55) synthase TruB, translating to MTQKHTTPDGLVIVDKPSGFTSHDVVAKMRGIARTRRVGHAGTLDPMATGVLVLGVERATKLLGHLALTEKEYLGTVRLGQNTLTDDAEGEITSSTDASKVTRDAIDAGIAKLTGDIMQVPSKVSAIKIDGVRSYKRAREGEDFEIPARPVTISSFAVYDVRDAVAEDGTPVLDLVVSVVCSSGTYIRALARDLGADLGVGGHLTALRRTRVGPYKLDAARTLDQLQQELTVMPISEAAAAAFPRWEVDGKRSRLLLNGVRLEIPDEYAGAGPVAVFDPEGRFLALVEEHRGKAKSLAVFG from the coding sequence ATGACCCAGAAGCACACCACGCCCGACGGCCTCGTCATCGTCGACAAGCCGTCGGGCTTCACTTCGCACGACGTGGTCGCCAAGATGCGCGGGATCGCGAGGACCCGCCGCGTCGGCCACGCCGGCACCCTCGATCCGATGGCGACCGGCGTCCTGGTCCTCGGGGTCGAACGCGCCACCAAGCTCCTCGGGCACCTCGCGCTCACCGAGAAGGAGTACCTGGGCACCGTCCGCCTGGGCCAGAACACCCTCACCGACGACGCCGAGGGCGAGATCACCTCGTCCACCGACGCCTCCAAGGTGACCCGGGACGCCATCGACGCCGGCATCGCCAAGCTCACCGGCGACATCATGCAGGTCCCGTCCAAGGTCAGCGCCATCAAGATCGACGGCGTGCGGTCGTACAAGCGGGCCCGCGAGGGCGAGGACTTCGAGATCCCGGCCCGCCCGGTGACCATCTCCTCCTTCGCGGTGTACGACGTCCGGGACGCGGTCGCCGAGGACGGCACGCCCGTGCTCGACCTGGTCGTGTCCGTGGTCTGCTCCTCCGGCACCTACATCCGCGCCCTCGCCCGCGACCTGGGCGCCGACCTCGGCGTCGGCGGCCACCTCACCGCGCTGCGCCGGACGCGCGTCGGGCCGTACAAGCTGGACGCGGCCAGGACGCTCGACCAGCTCCAGCAGGAGCTGACCGTGATGCCGATCTCCGAGGCCGCCGCGGCCGCGTTCCCGCGCTGGGAGGTCGACGGCAAGCGGTCCCGGCTGCTGCTGAACGGCGTCCGGCTGGAGATCCCCGACGAGTACGCGGGCGCCGGTCCCGTGGCCGTCTTCGACCCCGAGGGCCGTTTCCTCGCGCTCGTCGAGGAGCACCGGGGCAAGGCCAAGAGCCTGGCCGTCTTCGGCTGA
- a CDS encoding trypsin-like peptidase domain-containing protein: MAGRGPRTGGGRREQERACGEQPSGQCTHGYGDGAAGGPRGDGGARAGGAATDADAALVRIRDLSGRPRGYGFLVDHQGTLLTSHEAVDGLPRLVLHAPGDRTCVVTADAVTPLPALDLALVRTEGLGGDPLPLTVRERIDAGTYVQVAAGCWREARVLAASEATYTATDGFHLLDDVLELAIGTAGRDALRLGGGAAGGPVLDARSGAVVGVLGTALHTAQRDAGFAVPLRPAGGALADVLARNAATVPAYGADLNLAGILQLTITSVVQDGSPDALTGHPCAVEPLERDDVARELAAFTAGDRSVLGLVGAPGSGRTTELAALAARRARGERPAPTLWLRGADLKDTDGSVADAARRTLARAARIVAASRRVQPEDLGDVGPEHLARRAARAGRPLLLLLDGPEEMPPVLAHHLPAWTRGTADWLRETGARLVVACREEHWEHAGNAFAAHLLHTPGTPATGTPAPTAPEHPAPTPPGPAAPPEATGPAHPPTDARPSRTDAEPLRTWSGPGSPAEDAGSLAAGFGGSDGGAGSTRGAGGPGKADGGAPVSASSAGRVNPRFEAAPQTPADPLPSCVRIGDFTVAEGRRARARYGIPDRVLAERDERHPLALRLLAEVRAAVPDTPVAGPVDRDEVFAAWLDLMCLRVAVRLAAAGGLRGTAVRRLAARVAGQVHEAARRSLGPGQGELDRESFEAVFPWGPAPAQLGGGTGWASAVLAEGLLVPAGGGYRFAHEELADWIQGMHLDLDEALRALVHHPAEPHDFHGSLPVPHHRVGPVVQALLLLARQRGPRQLADRLRELIGALDRDTGSWWAARLLARTLQQVPDTTPYTEVLRLLADRVVAWRRARRPVPADFRPAFWTALPVPDAERLDLLRRLLPADPAPPATGDRYLDAAAGLLAAAPAVVQPLLTRWFTDERPLPATPHATVATAAQAMLHTHRHGALDDLAEVLAACAHRRADELLAVLAEDEPSAVCRAVDRWAHDERPARRVAAVTHGLRAAPHVRSEADRELLRHAALALLARPADCPLHGGALALLVRDPHTRDRYLPAALGHFADGDPQFPPSALAPALTTHPEPVLEAFGARLSAPDTGGPQTRAVLRGLAEVTTPALAPRVAALLREAVRLRPETAGHVAGHLDRRLAQGPTARPVLLPLVTGLLDGGPEQLRAALATVLAAPGTPASHPLRRELLEVLLAREQDPAVLDAVLHAAVEPGRCCEDEVRGLVHRTGLLLVRTPEGATRFDRGLVELGRHVPGFAARIARWLDGSPDDWAALVGPGTRRMIENLAGAHVPA; encoded by the coding sequence ATGGCGGGACGGGGCCCGCGCACCGGAGGCGGGCGCCGGGAGCAGGAACGGGCGTGCGGGGAGCAGCCGTCCGGGCAGTGCACGCACGGGTACGGGGACGGTGCGGCCGGCGGGCCGCGCGGGGACGGCGGAGCCCGCGCCGGCGGTGCCGCCACCGATGCCGACGCCGCCCTCGTGCGGATCCGGGACCTGTCCGGGCGCCCGCGCGGGTACGGCTTCCTCGTCGACCACCAGGGCACCCTGCTCACCAGCCACGAGGCCGTCGACGGCCTGCCCCGGCTGGTGCTGCACGCCCCCGGGGACCGTACCTGCGTGGTCACCGCCGACGCGGTCACCCCGCTGCCCGCCCTGGACCTCGCCCTGGTGCGCACCGAGGGTCTCGGCGGGGACCCGCTGCCGCTGACCGTGCGGGAGCGGATCGACGCCGGCACCTATGTCCAGGTCGCCGCCGGCTGCTGGCGGGAGGCGCGGGTGCTGGCCGCCTCCGAGGCGACGTACACCGCCACCGACGGTTTCCACCTGCTGGACGACGTGCTGGAGCTGGCCATCGGCACGGCCGGCCGGGACGCGCTCCGGCTCGGCGGCGGAGCGGCCGGAGGACCGGTCCTGGACGCCCGTAGCGGCGCTGTCGTCGGCGTCCTCGGCACCGCCCTGCACACCGCCCAGCGCGACGCGGGCTTCGCGGTGCCGCTGCGGCCCGCCGGCGGTGCCCTCGCCGACGTCCTCGCCCGCAACGCGGCCACGGTGCCCGCCTACGGCGCCGACCTCAACCTCGCCGGCATCCTCCAGCTGACCATCACCTCGGTGGTCCAGGACGGATCCCCGGACGCCCTCACCGGCCACCCGTGCGCCGTGGAACCGCTCGAACGCGACGACGTCGCCCGGGAGTTGGCCGCCTTCACCGCCGGCGACCGGTCCGTGCTCGGGCTGGTCGGCGCCCCCGGCAGCGGCCGTACGACGGAACTCGCGGCGCTCGCCGCCCGCCGCGCCCGGGGCGAGCGGCCCGCCCCCACGCTGTGGCTGCGCGGCGCCGACCTGAAGGACACCGACGGCTCGGTGGCCGACGCCGCCCGGCGCACCCTCGCACGTGCCGCCCGGATCGTCGCCGCCTCCCGCCGTGTGCAGCCCGAGGACCTCGGCGACGTCGGTCCCGAACACCTGGCCCGCCGCGCCGCCCGGGCCGGCCGCCCGCTCCTGCTCCTGCTCGACGGTCCCGAGGAGATGCCCCCCGTCCTCGCCCACCACCTGCCCGCGTGGACCCGGGGCACGGCCGACTGGCTGCGCGAGACCGGGGCGCGTCTGGTGGTGGCCTGCCGCGAGGAGCACTGGGAACACGCCGGCAACGCGTTCGCCGCGCACCTCCTCCACACCCCCGGCACCCCGGCGACCGGCACCCCCGCCCCGACCGCCCCCGAACATCCGGCCCCCACCCCACCCGGTCCCGCGGCCCCGCCGGAAGCCACCGGTCCGGCCCACCCACCGACGGACGCCCGTCCTTCACGGACCGACGCCGAGCCGCTGCGGACGTGGAGTGGCCCCGGGAGCCCGGCCGAGGACGCCGGGAGCCTGGCGGCCGGGTTCGGGGGCTCCGACGGCGGCGCCGGGTCGACTCGGGGGGCGGGGGGACCCGGGAAGGCGGACGGTGGTGCGCCGGTGTCGGCGTCGTCGGCCGGGCGGGTGAACCCGCGCTTCGAGGCGGCGCCCCAGACCCCCGCCGACCCGCTTCCCTCCTGCGTGCGGATCGGTGACTTCACCGTCGCCGAGGGGCGGCGGGCGCGGGCTCGGTACGGGATTCCGGACCGGGTGCTCGCCGAACGGGACGAGCGGCATCCGCTGGCGCTGCGGCTGCTGGCCGAGGTCCGGGCGGCCGTCCCCGACACCCCGGTGGCCGGGCCCGTCGACCGGGACGAGGTGTTCGCGGCCTGGCTGGACCTGATGTGCCTGCGCGTCGCGGTCCGCCTCGCCGCGGCCGGCGGCCTGCGCGGTACGGCCGTACGACGGCTGGCGGCACGGGTGGCCGGGCAGGTGCACGAGGCCGCCCGGCGCAGCCTCGGCCCCGGTCAGGGCGAGCTGGACCGGGAGTCGTTCGAGGCCGTGTTCCCGTGGGGACCCGCCCCGGCCCAGCTCGGCGGCGGTACCGGCTGGGCCTCCGCCGTCCTCGCCGAGGGCCTCCTCGTGCCGGCCGGCGGCGGCTACCGCTTCGCCCACGAGGAGCTGGCCGACTGGATCCAGGGCATGCACCTGGACCTGGACGAGGCCCTGCGGGCCCTGGTGCACCACCCCGCCGAGCCGCACGACTTCCACGGCTCCCTGCCGGTGCCCCACCACCGCGTCGGCCCCGTCGTCCAGGCCCTGCTGCTCCTCGCCCGCCAGCGGGGCCCGCGGCAACTGGCCGATCGGCTGCGGGAGTTGATCGGCGCGCTCGACCGCGACACCGGCTCCTGGTGGGCCGCCCGGCTGCTCGCCCGGACCCTGCAGCAGGTCCCGGACACCACGCCGTACACGGAGGTGCTGCGCCTGCTCGCCGACCGCGTCGTCGCCTGGCGCCGCGCCCGGCGGCCCGTACCGGCCGACTTCCGCCCCGCCTTCTGGACCGCCCTGCCCGTCCCCGACGCCGAGCGCCTGGACCTGCTGCGCCGGCTGCTGCCGGCCGACCCGGCACCGCCCGCGACCGGGGACCGCTACCTGGACGCCGCGGCCGGACTGCTCGCCGCCGCACCCGCCGTCGTACAGCCCCTGCTCACCCGCTGGTTCACCGACGAGCGCCCGCTGCCCGCGACCCCGCACGCCACCGTGGCCACCGCCGCGCAGGCGATGCTGCACACGCACCGGCACGGCGCCCTGGACGATCTGGCCGAGGTGCTGGCCGCCTGCGCGCACCGGCGCGCCGACGAGCTGCTCGCCGTCCTCGCCGAGGACGAGCCGTCGGCCGTCTGCCGGGCGGTCGACCGCTGGGCGCACGACGAGCGACCCGCCCGCCGCGTGGCGGCGGTGACGCACGGGCTGCGCGCGGCCCCGCACGTCCGCTCGGAGGCGGACCGCGAGCTGTTGCGCCACGCCGCCCTCGCCCTGCTCGCCCGCCCCGCCGACTGCCCCCTGCACGGCGGCGCCCTGGCCCTGCTGGTCCGCGACCCGCACACCCGCGACCGGTATCTGCCCGCCGCGCTCGGCCACTTCGCCGACGGCGACCCGCAGTTCCCGCCGAGCGCCCTGGCCCCGGCCCTGACCACACACCCGGAACCGGTCCTGGAGGCCTTCGGTGCCCGCCTGAGCGCCCCGGACACCGGCGGCCCGCAGACCAGGGCGGTCCTGCGCGGCCTCGCCGAGGTCACCACCCCGGCCCTCGCCCCCCGCGTCGCCGCCCTCCTGCGCGAGGCGGTGCGGCTGCGCCCGGAGACCGCCGGGCACGTCGCCGGCCACCTCGACCGCCGCCTCGCACAGGGCCCCACCGCCCGCCCGGTCCTGCTGCCCCTGGTCACCGGCCTGCTCGACGGCGGTCCGGAACAGCTCCGCGCGGCCCTCGCCACCGTCCTCGCCGCGCCCGGCACGCCCGCCTCCCACCCGCTCCGCCGTGAGCTGCTGGAGGTCCTGCTGGCACGGGAGCAGGACCCGGCCGTCCTGGACGCCGTCCTGCACGCGGCGGTCGAACCCGGGCGCTGCTGCGAGGACGAGGTCCGTGGCCTCGTCCACCGCACCGGCCTGCTCCTCGTCCGCACACCCGAGGGCGCCACCCGCTTCGACCGCGGCCTGGTCGAGCTGGGCCGGCACGTGCCCGGCTTCGCCGCCCGCATCGCCCGGTGGCTGGACGGCTCCCCGGACGACTGGGCCGCCCTGGTCGGCCCCGGCACCCGCCGCATGATCGAGAACCTGGCCGGCGCCCACGTACCGGCCTGA
- a CDS encoding bifunctional riboflavin kinase/FAD synthetase has protein sequence MQRWRGLEDIPEDWGRSVVTIGSYDGVHRGHQLIIKHAVDRARELGVPAVVVTFDPHPSEVVRPGSHPPLLAPHHRRAELMAELGVDAVLILPFTTEFSKLSPADFVVKVLVDKLHAKAVVEGPNFRFGHKAAGNVEFLVEQGKVYDFEVEVVDLYVTGEAGGGEPFSSTLTRRLVAEGDVAGAREILGRPHRVEGVVVRGAQRGRELGFPTANVETLPHTAIPADGVYAGYLHAQGEAMPAAISVGTNPQFDGTERTVEAYAIDRVGLDLYGLHVAVDFLAYVRGQARFDTLEDLLEQMAADVKRCREIVAADE, from the coding sequence GTGCAGCGCTGGCGTGGCTTGGAGGACATCCCCGAGGACTGGGGGCGCAGCGTCGTCACCATCGGTTCCTACGACGGCGTCCACCGCGGCCACCAGCTGATCATCAAGCACGCCGTCGACCGCGCCCGCGAACTGGGCGTCCCGGCCGTCGTGGTCACCTTCGACCCGCACCCCAGCGAGGTGGTCCGCCCCGGCAGCCACCCGCCGCTGCTCGCCCCGCACCACCGGCGTGCCGAGCTGATGGCGGAGCTGGGCGTCGACGCCGTCCTCATCCTCCCCTTCACCACCGAGTTCTCGAAGCTGTCGCCCGCCGACTTCGTGGTGAAGGTCCTGGTGGACAAGCTGCACGCCAAGGCGGTCGTGGAGGGCCCGAACTTCCGCTTCGGCCACAAGGCGGCCGGGAACGTCGAGTTCCTCGTCGAGCAGGGCAAGGTGTACGACTTCGAGGTCGAGGTCGTCGACCTGTACGTCACCGGTGAGGCGGGCGGCGGCGAGCCGTTCTCCTCCACGCTGACCCGCCGCCTGGTCGCCGAGGGCGATGTCGCGGGCGCCCGCGAGATCCTGGGCCGCCCGCACCGCGTGGAGGGCGTCGTCGTCCGCGGTGCCCAGCGCGGCCGCGAGCTGGGCTTCCCGACCGCCAACGTCGAGACGCTCCCGCACACCGCCATCCCCGCCGACGGCGTGTACGCCGGCTATCTGCACGCCCAGGGCGAGGCCATGCCGGCCGCCATCTCCGTCGGCACGAACCCGCAGTTCGACGGCACCGAGCGCACGGTGGAGGCGTACGCCATCGACCGCGTCGGACTCGACCTGTACGGCCTGCACGTCGCCGTCGACTTCCTCGCGTACGTGCGCGGCCAGGCGAGGTTCGACACGCTGGAGGACCTGCTGGAGCAGATGGCCGCGGATGTGAAGCGGTGCCGGGAGATCGTGGCGGCGGACGAGTAG
- a CDS encoding SCO5717 family growth-regulating ATPase, whose amino-acid sequence MSSDRDGMRGGWDTPGDDQPDAEAVETTGEFTIDYAPPAWYTQNASGTAGDSGGAGGFSGAADDSGAPAAPGMPFPFPAGSSASGSTPPPPTTPPAGTPPQGTPYGPAQGAAFTPPQGTSYAPPVAQPAPPAGEPVPMPRLPEGFEPQQPQPAPRDVPAAPAVVEPETDNGDLESGATMRFSAVALKRQMAEIAERTAADSAPARSEGDGSAEGTATAGDEGAGTLPGASSVAEGSAGASDASGAVRSVDAGSAEERVEQPGGEAAGQQGAVATAAASDGSGPDGDEQEGEGSPTPGAAGSADIGNGAAEGDTESGAADGDAESGATEGHAEADAAEEGGAELGTSQEGGAAAVRSGASEGAAGAAVPSDAPEGAADSAQVSGASQPSDAVAESGVPQPGTPEDSAPADSASANAAQQPAPGQPGGYGFPPAEAQQAGAPQPAPGQPGGYGFPPPGVQQAGAPQPGPAAPTTPPASPAAPAPQAAQPGWAPPPAPQNGLPPLPPSYQPAAPAPAAQWPVQPEPQAAAPQQPAPMPGAPVPAAQWPVQPEPQAAAPQQPGPMPGEQPQPAAAQGPAGVPGQQPPFQPQAPQPAPAAWHQPDQASNQPNPAAHNPHQPGGPNPPAQPGGYGFPQPPAAQPAPNAPTPPSGYGFPQPGGPNPPAQPGGYGFPQPSAPQPAPNPSSGYGFPQSSAQQSAPDSAAPGAPLAPQPPVDPRSGAGWPQAVQHDQRQPTNPGAAPLGYTAAVELSSDRLLNNKKQKAKSGRPAAAAGRFKLGGKKEEAERQRKLELIRTPVLSCYRIAVISLKGGVGKTTTTTALGSTLATERQDKILAIDANPDAGTLGRRVRRETGATIRDLVQAIPYLNSYMDIRRFTSQAPSGLEIIANDVDPAVSTTFNDEDYRRAIDVLGRQYPVILTDSGTGLLYSAMRGVLDLADQLIIISTPSVDGASSASTTLDWLSAHGYADLVSRSLTVISGVRETGKMIKVEDIVAHFETRTRGVVVVPFDEHLAAGAEVDLDMMRPKTREAYFNLAAMVAEDFTRHQQAHGLWTSDGNPPPVAAPPMPGHATPGQPYGTGQPYPQAPAQPYPQAPGQPTPQAPGQPYPQAPGQPYAQAPGQPYVPGQQPYPPQQPYPGAQQPGYPQPGQPQPQPQAQPQPQPGQQPPPQQ is encoded by the coding sequence GTGAGCAGCGATCGGGACGGGATGCGCGGGGGCTGGGACACACCCGGCGATGACCAGCCCGACGCGGAGGCCGTCGAGACCACCGGCGAGTTCACCATCGACTACGCTCCCCCGGCCTGGTACACGCAGAACGCGTCCGGTACGGCCGGGGACTCGGGCGGTGCCGGCGGTTTCTCCGGGGCCGCTGACGACTCGGGGGCTCCTGCCGCTCCGGGAATGCCTTTCCCCTTCCCCGCGGGCTCCTCTGCCTCGGGTTCCACGCCGCCACCGCCGACCACCCCGCCGGCGGGCACCCCGCCGCAGGGCACTCCGTACGGTCCGGCGCAGGGTGCGGCGTTCACTCCGCCGCAGGGGACCTCGTACGCTCCCCCGGTCGCCCAGCCCGCGCCGCCGGCCGGTGAGCCCGTTCCGATGCCGCGGCTGCCCGAGGGCTTCGAGCCGCAGCAGCCCCAGCCTGCCCCGCGGGACGTGCCGGCCGCGCCTGCCGTGGTCGAGCCGGAGACGGACAACGGGGACCTGGAGAGCGGGGCGACCATGCGGTTCTCCGCCGTCGCCCTGAAGCGCCAGATGGCCGAGATCGCCGAGCGCACGGCGGCCGACTCGGCCCCCGCCCGGTCCGAGGGCGACGGCTCCGCGGAGGGCACGGCCACGGCGGGCGACGAGGGCGCGGGGACCCTCCCGGGGGCCTCGTCCGTCGCGGAGGGCTCCGCCGGGGCGTCGGACGCGTCCGGTGCCGTGCGGTCCGTCGATGCCGGGAGCGCCGAGGAGCGCGTCGAGCAGCCCGGTGGCGAGGCTGCCGGGCAGCAGGGCGCGGTGGCGACGGCCGCCGCCTCGGACGGCTCCGGGCCGGATGGCGACGAGCAGGAGGGCGAGGGATCCCCCACGCCGGGTGCCGCCGGCTCCGCCGACATCGGGAACGGTGCGGCGGAGGGCGACACCGAGAGCGGTGCGGCCGACGGTGACGCCGAGTCCGGTGCGACGGAGGGTCACGCCGAGGCCGATGCGGCCGAGGAGGGCGGCGCCGAGCTGGGCACCTCCCAGGAGGGTGGCGCCGCCGCCGTGCGTTCCGGTGCGTCGGAGGGGGCTGCCGGGGCAGCCGTGCCTTCGGATGCGCCCGAGGGAGCCGCCGACTCCGCGCAGGTCTCCGGTGCTTCGCAGCCGTCGGACGCAGTGGCCGAGAGCGGTGTGCCGCAGCCGGGCACGCCCGAGGACAGCGCCCCGGCCGACAGCGCCTCCGCCAACGCCGCCCAGCAGCCCGCCCCCGGACAGCCCGGCGGATACGGCTTCCCGCCAGCCGAAGCCCAGCAGGCCGGCGCACCCCAGCCCGCTCCCGGACAGCCCGGCGGCTACGGCTTCCCGCCGCCCGGCGTCCAGCAGGCCGGCGCGCCCCAGCCCGGGCCCGCCGCACCCACCACGCCCCCCGCTTCCCCGGCTGCCCCGGCGCCCCAGGCCGCCCAGCCCGGCTGGGCACCGCCGCCCGCGCCGCAGAACGGGCTGCCCCCGCTGCCGCCGTCGTACCAGCCCGCTGCCCCGGCTCCCGCGGCCCAGTGGCCCGTACAGCCCGAGCCGCAGGCGGCCGCCCCGCAGCAGCCGGCGCCGATGCCCGGTGCACCCGTTCCCGCGGCCCAGTGGCCCGTACAGCCCGAGCCGCAGGCGGCGGCCCCACAGCAGCCGGGGCCGATGCCCGGTGAGCAGCCGCAGCCGGCGGCCGCCCAGGGTCCGGCCGGCGTGCCCGGCCAGCAGCCCCCGTTCCAGCCGCAGGCCCCGCAGCCCGCACCCGCCGCGTGGCACCAGCCCGACCAGGCCTCCAACCAGCCCAACCCGGCCGCCCATAACCCCCACCAGCCCGGTGGCCCCAACCCCCCGGCACAGCCTGGCGGTTACGGCTTCCCGCAGCCCCCGGCCGCGCAGCCGGCCCCCAACGCCCCCACCCCGCCCAGCGGCTACGGCTTCCCTCAGCCGGGCGGCCCCAACCCCCCGGCACAGCCTGGCGGTTACGGCTTCCCGCAGCCCTCGGCCCCGCAGCCGGCCCCCAACCCGTCCAGCGGCTACGGCTTCCCCCAGTCCTCGGCCCAGCAGTCGGCACCCGACTCCGCCGCCCCGGGTGCCCCGCTGGCTCCCCAGCCGCCCGTCGACCCCCGCTCCGGTGCCGGCTGGCCGCAGGCCGTGCAGCACGATCAGCGGCAGCCGACCAACCCCGGTGCCGCGCCGCTCGGTTACACCGCTGCCGTGGAGCTGTCCTCGGACCGGCTGCTCAACAACAAGAAGCAGAAGGCGAAGAGCGGGCGGCCCGCGGCGGCGGCCGGCCGGTTCAAGCTCGGTGGCAAGAAGGAGGAGGCCGAGCGGCAGCGCAAGCTGGAGCTGATCCGTACGCCGGTGCTGTCCTGCTACCGGATCGCGGTCATCAGCCTCAAGGGCGGTGTCGGGAAGACGACGACCACCACCGCGCTCGGCTCCACCCTCGCCACCGAGCGGCAGGACAAGATCCTCGCCATCGACGCCAACCCGGACGCCGGTACGCTCGGGCGGCGGGTGCGCCGGGAGACCGGGGCCACCATCCGTGACCTCGTCCAGGCCATCCCGTACCTGAACTCGTACATGGACATCCGGCGGTTCACCTCCCAGGCCCCCTCCGGTCTGGAGATCATCGCCAACGACGTGGACCCGGCCGTCTCGACCACGTTCAACGACGAGGACTACCGGCGCGCGATCGACGTGCTCGGCCGGCAGTACCCGGTCATCCTGACCGACTCCGGCACCGGCCTGCTGTACAGCGCCATGCGCGGGGTGCTGGACCTCGCCGACCAGCTCATCATCATCTCCACGCCGTCCGTGGACGGCGCGAGCAGTGCCAGTACGACGCTGGACTGGCTGTCCGCGCACGGGTACGCCGACCTGGTCTCGCGGTCCCTGACCGTGATCTCCGGGGTCCGCGAGACCGGAAAGATGATCAAGGTCGAGGACATCGTGGCGCACTTCGAGACCCGGACCCGCGGGGTCGTGGTCGTGCCCTTCGACGAGCATCTGGCCGCCGGCGCCGAGGTCGACCTCGACATGATGCGGCCGAAGACGCGCGAGGCGTACTTCAACCTCGCCGCGATGGTCGCCGAGGACTTCACCCGCCACCAGCAGGCCCACGGCCTGTGGACGAGTGACGGCAACCCGCCGCCGGTGGCCGCCCCGCCGATGCCGGGCCACGCGACGCCGGGCCAGCCCTACGGCACCGGTCAGCCCTACCCGCAGGCCCCCGCCCAGCCGTATCCGCAGGCGCCCGGCCAGCCGACCCCGCAGGCCCCCGGTCAGCCCTACCCGCAGGCGCCGGGGCAGCCGTACGCGCAGGCCCCCGGCCAGCCATACGTCCCGGGGCAGCAGCCGTACCCGCCGCAGCAGCCCTATCCGGGGGCGCAGCAGCCGGGCTACCCGCAGCCCGGACAGCCCCAGCCGCAGCCCCAAGCGCAGCCGCAGCCGCAGCCGGGCCAGCAGCCCCCGCCCCAGCAGTAG